A stretch of the Candidatus Eisenbacteria bacterium genome encodes the following:
- a CDS encoding FlgD immunoglobulin-like domain containing protein, which translates to MSFSGAIKWNAAGVFAGGGQYTGWQMTGDSFGGGILIWEGIGAIDSDIYVQRVSRDGISLWGANGKLICNSLRDNRWPNLVADGTGGAVAVWQDEREGIDIVYVHAMRVPAGGGQFVTGVDANKSPQPRGSLYQNKPNPFNPTTAITYELQSEGTTTMIIYDVSGRVVRTLRAGWTPSGRHQVTWDGTDDNGRPQPSGVFYYRLVGPGIDEARKMVLLR; encoded by the coding sequence GTGAGCTTCAGCGGTGCGATCAAATGGAACGCCGCAGGGGTTTTCGCGGGCGGGGGTCAGTATACTGGTTGGCAGATGACAGGAGATTCATTTGGGGGCGGAATTCTTATCTGGGAAGGCATCGGCGCTATAGACTCAGACATCTACGTACAACGCGTGAGCCGGGATGGGATCTCACTTTGGGGCGCCAATGGAAAGCTCATCTGCAATTCACTCAGAGACAATAGGTGGCCCAACCTTGTCGCCGACGGTACGGGTGGCGCGGTGGCAGTGTGGCAGGACGAACGTGAGGGCATTGACATTGTTTATGTGCATGCAATGCGCGTTCCAGCCGGCGGCGGGCAGTTTGTGACCGGTGTCGACGCCAACAAGTCTCCACAGCCACGTGGGAGCCTCTACCAAAACAAACCAAACCCGTTCAATCCCACGACCGCAATCACCTATGAGCTGCAGAGTGAAGGAACAACGACGATGATCATCTACGATGTCTCCGGTCGAGTCGTGAGAACACTCCGGGCAGGGTGGACTCCATCAGGCCGACATCAGGTGACGTGGGATGGGACTGACGATAACGGACGACCACAGCCGTCAGGGGTCTTCTACTATCGGCTGGTAGGCCCTGGGATCGATGAGGCCAGGAAGATGGTCCTCCTGAGATAG